A single window of Anaerocolumna chitinilytica DNA harbors:
- a CDS encoding SDR family NAD(P)-dependent oxidoreductase — translation MKELSRLANWMVFAGGTKEAELEKLGKLPNIIPVRLDVTKQESVNATLEIIKSYTNKLDAIVNFAGMTSFTSLIEGESVEAIEKLLNVNVVGTARVNRTFFDMLYQGHGRIINCSSESGWMTPQPFAGPYVLSKYAVDAYNDSLRRELIYLGIPVIKIQPGSYETNITQQVYENFDKTISNTKYYKKLLTKMKPLMMMELNQKNDSRRLVKTVIHAMESRHPKLKYRVGTGKLLAMLELLPEGGVDVVYKLIFGKQGHL, via the coding sequence GTGAAAGAACTATCTCGATTGGCAAATTGGATGGTTTTTGCAGGCGGTACCAAGGAAGCGGAACTGGAGAAGTTAGGGAAACTGCCGAATATCATTCCCGTCCGGCTGGATGTTACAAAACAGGAGAGTGTGAATGCAACACTGGAAATAATTAAATCATATACGAATAAGCTGGATGCCATTGTGAATTTTGCTGGAATGACTTCCTTTACTTCTCTGATCGAAGGTGAGAGCGTAGAAGCCATTGAAAAACTTCTTAATGTCAATGTGGTAGGTACGGCCAGGGTGAACCGAACCTTTTTTGATATGCTTTATCAAGGTCATGGCAGGATTATCAACTGTAGTTCAGAATCAGGCTGGATGACACCTCAGCCTTTTGCCGGACCGTACGTATTGTCAAAATATGCTGTCGATGCGTATAACGACAGCCTGCGTCGTGAGCTTATATATCTAGGTATCCCTGTTATTAAAATTCAGCCTGGCTCCTATGAAACGAATATTACTCAACAGGTTTACGAGAATTTTGACAAGACAATTTCGAATACAAAGTACTACAAAAAGCTTCTAACGAAAATGAAGCCCCTCATGATGATGGAGTTGAATCAAAAAAATGACTCCCGCCGCTTGGTAAAAACGGTGATTCATGCAATGGAATCCAGACATCCAAAACTGAAATACAGAGTTGGTACGGGTAAACTCCTTGCCATGCTCGAACTGCTACCTGAAGGAGGCGTCGATGTAGTTTATAAGCTAATCTTCGGTAAACAGGGTCATCTGTGA
- a CDS encoding MBL fold metallo-hydrolase: MKIKYLGTAAAEGYPGIFCNCSYCQEAKKLGGKNIRTRSQSIIDDQLLIDFPADSYSHMLQHYIDFPNIHSILITHTHQDHLYLEDLGLRCEGFSHFINGELTLYGNPSLKAKFSHIYKQNPNDTHLSGKLDCVELVEFIPVPIENYIVTPLLANHDKNEKCYIYLIEKENKLLLYGNDTGWFPEATWQYLSGKKIDCLSLDCTHMKYKEGSNHMGFPDILELLKQLDTLHCIKPDTRKILTHFSHNGHLLHNDMEAFAFPYGIQIAYDGLEVVF; this comes from the coding sequence ATGAAAATAAAATATCTAGGTACTGCCGCTGCTGAAGGCTATCCAGGCATATTTTGCAACTGTTCTTATTGCCAGGAAGCCAAAAAGCTAGGTGGTAAGAATATACGGACACGTTCCCAAAGCATCATAGATGACCAATTATTGATTGATTTTCCGGCAGATAGCTATTCCCATATGCTGCAACATTATATAGATTTCCCAAATATCCACAGCATACTTATCACTCACACTCATCAGGACCATCTATATCTGGAAGATCTGGGGCTTCGCTGCGAGGGTTTCTCCCATTTCATTAACGGCGAGCTGACTCTTTATGGGAATCCATCCTTAAAGGCAAAATTTTCTCATATTTACAAACAGAATCCAAACGATACCCATTTATCAGGAAAACTGGATTGTGTTGAATTAGTAGAATTTATTCCAGTTCCTATTGAAAATTATATCGTAACACCTTTACTGGCGAATCATGATAAAAATGAAAAGTGTTATATTTATTTAATTGAAAAAGAGAATAAACTTCTCCTTTACGGAAATGATACCGGATGGTTTCCGGAAGCCACCTGGCAATATCTTTCTGGTAAAAAAATAGATTGCCTTTCCCTTGATTGTACTCATATGAAATACAAAGAAGGAAGCAATCATATGGGGTTTCCTGATATCCTGGAACTCTTGAAACAACTTGATACCCTTCATTGTATCAAACCGGATACCAGGAAGATATTAACTCACTTTTCACATAATGGACATCTATTACACAATGATATGGAGGCTTTCGCTTTTCCCTATGGCATCCAAATCGCTTATGATGGCCTTGAGGTAGTTTTCTAA
- a CDS encoding response regulator transcription factor, whose translation MNLLIVDDQPTVVEGILAGVNWELVNIDKKFTAHNIIEAKNIIQKQQIELLLCDIEMPMGSGLDLYEWVLEHHYTMKCIFLTAHSDFSYAQKAVHLQGFDYLLQPVTYKEIENSLLKAIDQIKKDTTIKSYYNYALGLKKREKETLGSLLREYLLTLRSDVKEVVQYVSALSYTVEADSLYEMIMIQLFDFEGENWENDLLFYAIDNIWNELLTIRKGKLIIICLDREHFILLFQKQNEELDIKQKMNLFLQTAEQLFQCKIALYPGRTTCFSELPAEAKRLEKRSRKNVIKKDGILEADDTMEMGLEYISPDCNKWAQYIKDGYYDLLKKEACKYLDHMTQSGRMNDEALRKFHKDYIYLFLEGIKNCGNGKSDLYMEGESDYNYEALMNSYTSVTRMKSLIVFTMNYLKGMDNQENINESRMDEILDYIHKNIQKNVTRKDIAEAVYLNPEYLSRLFKKEKGMKLSDYIQQEKMNIAYHLLKTTNFSVSIVASKVGYSNFSHFAQSFKHIFGLSPSEMKQENHK comes from the coding sequence ATGAATCTGTTAATTGTGGATGATCAGCCTACTGTGGTAGAAGGAATTTTAGCCGGTGTAAATTGGGAGCTGGTTAATATTGATAAGAAATTTACAGCACACAATATTATTGAAGCAAAGAATATCATTCAAAAGCAGCAAATAGAATTATTACTCTGTGACATCGAGATGCCGATGGGAAGTGGTTTGGATTTATATGAGTGGGTATTGGAACATCATTACACTATGAAATGCATTTTTCTTACAGCCCACTCTGATTTTTCCTATGCTCAAAAAGCAGTACATCTGCAGGGATTTGATTACCTGTTACAACCGGTCACCTATAAAGAAATTGAGAATTCTCTTCTAAAGGCAATTGATCAGATCAAAAAGGATACTACAATAAAGAGCTATTATAATTACGCCTTAGGCTTGAAAAAAAGAGAAAAAGAGACCCTTGGAAGTCTTTTAAGGGAGTATTTGCTTACACTGCGAAGTGATGTGAAAGAAGTGGTTCAGTATGTATCCGCTCTATCCTATACGGTGGAAGCAGACAGTTTGTATGAAATGATTATGATTCAATTGTTTGATTTTGAGGGAGAGAACTGGGAAAATGATTTATTGTTTTATGCCATCGATAATATCTGGAATGAATTACTTACTATAAGAAAAGGTAAATTAATTATTATTTGTCTGGACAGGGAGCATTTTATTCTTTTATTTCAAAAACAGAACGAAGAGCTGGATATAAAACAGAAAATGAACTTATTCCTGCAGACGGCTGAACAGCTGTTTCAATGTAAAATTGCCCTGTATCCGGGCAGAACAACTTGTTTTTCTGAATTACCGGCTGAAGCAAAAAGGCTGGAAAAAAGAAGTAGGAAAAATGTAATTAAAAAAGACGGTATTCTGGAAGCGGATGATACCATGGAGATGGGACTGGAATATATCTCACCGGATTGTAATAAATGGGCACAATACATTAAGGATGGTTATTATGATTTACTTAAGAAGGAGGCTTGCAAATATCTGGATCATATGACTCAGTCCGGCAGAATGAACGATGAAGCACTGCGAAAGTTCCATAAGGATTATATCTATTTATTCTTAGAGGGGATAAAGAATTGCGGCAATGGAAAGAGTGATCTTTATATGGAAGGTGAAAGTGACTATAATTATGAAGCTCTGATGAATTCTTATACTTCTGTGACACGAATGAAAAGCTTAATTGTATTTACAATGAATTATCTAAAGGGTATGGACAATCAGGAGAATATTAATGAATCACGAATGGATGAAATATTGGATTACATCCATAAAAATATACAGAAGAATGTTACCAGGAAAGATATTGCGGAAGCAGTTTATCTGAATCCTGAGTATTTATCCAGACTCTTTAAAAAGGAAAAGGGAATGAAACTGTCAGATTATATTCAGCAGGAAAAGATGAATATTGCTTATCATTTATTAAAGACAACCAATTTCTCTGTCAGCATCGTTGCTTCAAAAGTTGGATATAGTAATTTTTCGCATTTTGCCCAGTCTTTTAAGCATATTTTTGGACTCTCACCCAGTGAAATGAAACAAGAAAATCATAAATAG
- a CDS encoding ADP-ribosylglycohydrolase family protein, with protein sequence MKQLLIKQILEALAVGDSFSKATEFASREQIKASFSSIDSLLLPSKSLAHKDMRYGQVTDDTEQNLFLLEDYCKSGTITPEVAAKSLIRWYKESPEPEKYIGPSSRKAILALIDGIDIRLTGTSGTSCGGIMRVPSAFLCSTDLNSLQSNIISTLLPTHNTNAAMEAAMGYGYALFAMTKEQDMDTIIQAAQIGCKIGRRINNEEMDLACAPSCQARIPVLLHYLPQFDSDDKLLDFLFYVFGTTISSCDVFIAAFALFLWCRQDVYKAIRMSAMLGGDTDTIGCLAAVLCCCYGKGHNIPEEIVQSVVSANHLTLDDLSIQITQYRNQDNTIRKETL encoded by the coding sequence ATGAAACAGTTACTTATCAAACAAATTTTAGAGGCACTTGCTGTTGGTGACAGTTTCTCAAAAGCAACGGAGTTTGCATCAAGAGAGCAGATTAAAGCCTCTTTTTCTTCCATAGATTCCCTCTTGTTACCTTCAAAATCCCTGGCCCACAAGGATATGCGCTATGGGCAGGTTACAGATGACACTGAGCAAAATCTCTTTCTGCTTGAGGACTATTGTAAAAGCGGTACTATTACGCCTGAAGTGGCAGCAAAGAGTCTCATACGCTGGTATAAGGAATCTCCAGAGCCGGAAAAATATATTGGTCCCAGCTCCCGAAAAGCTATTCTTGCCTTAATAGATGGTATTGATATCCGGCTAACAGGAACTTCGGGAACTTCCTGCGGCGGAATCATGCGTGTACCCTCTGCTTTTTTATGCAGTACAGATTTAAATTCTCTGCAAAGTAATATTATCAGCACCTTACTGCCTACCCATAATACAAATGCAGCCATGGAAGCAGCTATGGGCTATGGCTATGCTCTATTTGCCATGACAAAAGAACAGGATATGGATACCATCATACAGGCAGCCCAAATTGGCTGCAAAATAGGCCGCAGGATAAATAACGAAGAAATGGATCTGGCCTGTGCTCCTTCCTGTCAGGCCCGTATTCCGGTTCTTCTTCACTATCTTCCGCAGTTTGATTCGGATGACAAACTATTAGACTTTTTATTCTATGTGTTTGGAACTACAATTTCTTCCTGTGATGTATTTATAGCCGCTTTTGCTCTGTTTCTTTGGTGCCGTCAGGATGTATATAAAGCAATACGTATGTCTGCAATGCTTGGCGGAGACACCGATACCATAGGCTGCCTCGCTGCTGTTCTCTGCTGTTGTTATGGGAAGGGACACAATATTCCGGAAGAGATTGTTCAAAGTGTTGTATCGGCTAATCATCTTACCCTTGACGACTTATCTATACAAATCACTCAATATAGAAATCAAGACAATACAATAAGAAAGGAAACCTTATGA
- a CDS encoding sensor histidine kinase, which yields MKFKSISLKKHLIYTLGIFVIPMIFCLLFYNYYSIKTLNNEVAEVGKNTIILYQSQVEYDLQKVSQTIADYWANDYDHANMLHKVDKLTKHLSGYEIGLKYRTLLANGQNLGSVCLVSQKNDLIRFFYQESRYSIKTKEGMSRIVEEYLLNPKEKSSLGWQPFRINGQGFLVRLLGYNGGYTFLFVDLSVTIQNQINNRSDGDGFLYYTTMKGAALSKQEEIGKRELVTDKLDQEYYLTENETKYLVVNQYSDFLHVRFFYFIPYKGYFSHMDWMQSLFLFLSFFMVLLIPVCYVMISKAYFRPMEALIKTMNKIRDGNIDEKVDSNYKIREFQEVNVTFNQMMTEIKNLKIESWERRLQKDHAELQYLQLQIKPHFFLNCLKNLYGMAELKRYEKIQHMIIQISSYLRYFFKDNMSLVTIGDEINHVKNYISLQKYSLEQDVECDIEIEDQLKECIIPVLLIQPFVENSFKYGRKADQALRITIRIFELETEEGNLLDIIITDNGNGFRQEVLEQLNEQTPYQYTENNVGIANICQRLYLIYDEKAILQCNNLEEGAQCEIILPVEVPREPRESIREEIVK from the coding sequence ATGAAATTCAAATCAATCTCATTGAAGAAACATTTGATTTATACCCTGGGTATATTTGTGATTCCGATGATTTTCTGCCTTTTGTTCTATAATTATTATTCTATTAAAACCTTAAACAATGAGGTCGCAGAAGTTGGTAAGAATACGATAATTCTATATCAATCACAAGTAGAGTATGATTTGCAAAAGGTTAGTCAGACCATCGCCGATTACTGGGCAAACGATTATGATCATGCAAATATGTTACATAAGGTGGATAAATTAACCAAGCATTTGTCCGGTTATGAAATAGGATTAAAATATAGAACATTGTTAGCGAATGGCCAGAATTTGGGAAGTGTCTGTCTGGTATCTCAAAAAAATGATCTAATACGTTTTTTTTACCAGGAAAGCAGGTATTCTATAAAAACCAAGGAGGGTATGAGCCGAATTGTAGAGGAATACCTTCTGAATCCGAAAGAGAAAAGTTCATTAGGATGGCAGCCCTTTCGTATTAACGGACAAGGATTTTTGGTACGTCTGTTAGGATATAACGGCGGATATACATTCCTGTTTGTGGATTTAAGTGTAACCATTCAAAATCAAATAAATAACAGATCAGATGGAGACGGCTTTCTTTACTATACAACAATGAAGGGTGCAGCTCTTTCGAAACAGGAAGAAATAGGGAAGAGAGAGCTTGTGACGGATAAATTGGACCAGGAATATTATTTGACGGAGAATGAGACCAAGTATCTGGTGGTGAATCAATATTCTGACTTTCTGCACGTTCGCTTTTTTTATTTTATTCCCTATAAAGGGTATTTCTCGCACATGGATTGGATGCAGTCCTTATTCTTATTTTTGTCATTTTTTATGGTATTATTGATTCCTGTTTGTTATGTAATGATATCCAAGGCATATTTTAGACCAATGGAAGCTCTCATTAAGACGATGAATAAGATCAGGGATGGAAACATTGATGAAAAAGTAGATTCTAATTATAAAATAAGAGAGTTTCAAGAAGTAAATGTTACCTTTAACCAGATGATGACAGAAATCAAAAATCTTAAAATAGAATCCTGGGAGAGGCGATTGCAGAAGGACCACGCAGAACTGCAATATCTCCAGCTACAGATAAAACCGCATTTTTTTCTCAATTGTTTAAAAAACCTCTATGGTATGGCAGAACTGAAACGCTATGAAAAGATACAGCATATGATCATTCAGATCTCCAGTTATTTGAGATATTTTTTTAAAGATAATATGTCCTTGGTGACCATCGGAGATGAAATTAATCATGTAAAAAATTATATTTCATTACAGAAGTACAGCTTAGAACAAGATGTTGAATGTGATATTGAAATAGAAGATCAGTTGAAGGAATGTATTATACCGGTGCTACTAATTCAGCCCTTTGTTGAAAATTCCTTTAAGTATGGCAGAAAAGCAGATCAGGCATTACGGATAACCATTCGAATATTTGAACTAGAAACGGAAGAAGGTAACCTGCTGGATATCATTATTACAGATAATGGGAATGGCTTTCGCCAGGAAGTACTGGAACAATTAAATGAGCAGACACCTTATCAATACACAGAGAATAACGTCGGCATAGCAAATATCTGTCAGCGGTTATATCTGATATATGATGAGAAAGCAATATTGCAATGTAACAACTTGGAGGAAGGGGCACAATGTGAAATTATTTTACCTGTGGAAGTGCCCAGGGAGCCAAGGGAAAGCATAAGGGAGGAGATTGTAAAATGA
- a CDS encoding GNAT family N-acetyltransferase: protein MKAVYETEHLLLKPSHDSYADMVADYCIRNRFFLEEWEPVREEKFYTSEYQKKLLCNDMENNDSFRLWIFKKGNEERIIGCIGFTNIMRGAFLSCFLGYKLDGQEINQGYMTEALKAGTEIMFRDFGLHRIEANIMPKNIRSLRVAEKAGFYNEGLSRKYLNINGKWEDHIHMVLLNEPLTPQ from the coding sequence ATGAAAGCAGTTTACGAAACAGAACATCTCTTATTAAAACCCTCTCATGACTCATATGCGGATATGGTAGCAGATTATTGCATAAGAAATCGATTCTTTTTAGAGGAGTGGGAGCCAGTGAGGGAAGAGAAATTCTATACCAGTGAATATCAGAAAAAACTGTTATGTAATGATATGGAAAACAATGATTCCTTCAGGCTTTGGATATTCAAAAAAGGGAATGAAGAAAGAATTATTGGTTGCATTGGCTTTACCAATATCATGAGAGGAGCATTTTTATCCTGCTTCCTTGGGTATAAGCTGGATGGGCAGGAAATTAACCAGGGATATATGACAGAAGCCCTTAAAGCAGGAACAGAAATTATGTTTCGGGATTTTGGACTTCATCGGATTGAAGCAAATATTATGCCAAAAAACATACGATCGCTAAGAGTTGCCGAAAAAGCAGGATTTTACAACGAAGGTCTTTCTCGTAAATATTTAAATATAAATGGTAAATGGGAGGATCATATTCACATGGTTCTTCTGAACGAGCCGCTAACACCCCAGTAA
- a CDS encoding J domain-containing protein, with product MKLEMTIQEAANILGVLRQDDVSTIKQKFRKMIGQYHPDAVGSDEPEHIKKAQLINEAYSILRENLMQGKEIPASTPVWKAKVLENAFTVRTIYMILWEDHKKEYIEVTRGRYEWDPDLEEFDCLLKSLNQAVLELLEKTEHQNGIFQDYEYDLITQRFPYQVQLFHALAGQYILPVSCLKKLASPIRIDEEGRHIYKFQAFLGTKGDSKIFRVMLKLKSGDLLYADSLKDNRLMLSDEKGGSLGHLSLAEDSLYYVIIPILQKHLAQVKFVVSAMEVKRNIRPYVVRVNIDLFLRMEKMEGLEIDSDQNIAIEGVLNSYDSYLKTL from the coding sequence GTGAAATTGGAAATGACGATACAGGAAGCAGCAAATATTCTGGGAGTTTTAAGACAGGACGATGTCAGCACAATCAAACAGAAATTCCGGAAAATGATAGGACAATATCATCCGGATGCGGTAGGGTCGGATGAACCGGAACATATCAAAAAAGCCCAGTTAATTAATGAGGCTTATTCCATACTCCGCGAAAATTTGATGCAGGGAAAGGAAATACCTGCATCCACTCCTGTATGGAAAGCTAAAGTCTTAGAAAATGCCTTTACAGTTAGAACTATCTATATGATTCTATGGGAAGACCATAAAAAAGAATATATAGAAGTTACAAGAGGAAGATATGAATGGGATCCTGATTTAGAGGAATTTGATTGTCTGTTGAAAAGTCTGAATCAGGCAGTATTGGAATTACTGGAAAAAACAGAGCATCAGAATGGTATCTTTCAGGATTATGAATATGATTTAATAACACAGCGGTTTCCCTATCAGGTACAATTATTTCATGCGCTTGCAGGTCAGTATATCCTGCCGGTATCCTGTTTGAAAAAGCTTGCTAGTCCTATAAGAATAGATGAAGAAGGAAGACATATATATAAATTTCAGGCATTTTTAGGAACGAAAGGGGACAGCAAGATATTTCGTGTTATGTTAAAGCTGAAAAGCGGAGACCTATTGTATGCAGATTCTCTAAAGGACAACAGGCTTATGCTTTCTGATGAGAAAGGGGGTTCTTTAGGACACCTTTCTCTTGCAGAAGATTCTCTATATTACGTGATCATTCCAATTCTTCAGAAACATTTGGCGCAGGTGAAGTTCGTGGTAAGTGCCATGGAGGTAAAACGAAACATTCGTCCATATGTCGTCAGAGTAAACATTGATTTATTTCTGCGGATGGAGAAAATGGAAGGGCTAGAGATTGATTCTGACCAAAATATAGCTATTGAAGGTGTTCTAAACAGTTATGATTCTTATCTAAAAACATTATAA
- a CDS encoding enolase C-terminal domain-like protein, protein MDNITIRDVKVFVTAPRGINLVVVKVETSEPELFGYGCATFTWRHKAVVTAIEEYLRPMLKGRSVHNIEDLWQTMMGSSYWRNGPVLNNGISGVDEALWDIKGKLANMPLYSLLGGKSREGIAVYRHADGSCIEEVEECIRKYQEEGYRYIRCHMGTYGGNFGGKRQQIVKPKGAPNGAYYHPKMYMDSVIKLLGRIRSDFGWELELMHDVHERLSLSDTLAFAKELEQFELFFLEDSLPPEQVNYYKYLREQTAVPFAMGELFTNPAEWMPIIQNQWIDFIRVHLSDIGGLTPAKKLANFCEAYGVRTAWHGPNDLSPIGMAVQMHLDLHCHNFGIQEFCGFNEAEELVFPGCPVVNDGYAYVNDRPGIGVEFDEKEAKKYPAVEMNHDWMFSRLPDGTAVRP, encoded by the coding sequence ATGGATAATATAACAATAAGGGATGTGAAAGTATTTGTCACAGCCCCAAGAGGAATTAATCTTGTGGTTGTAAAGGTGGAGACTTCTGAACCGGAACTCTTTGGATATGGTTGCGCTACGTTTACCTGGAGACATAAGGCAGTTGTTACAGCCATAGAGGAGTATCTGCGCCCTATGTTAAAAGGTAGATCCGTACATAATATTGAGGACCTCTGGCAGACAATGATGGGCAGTTCTTATTGGCGCAATGGACCGGTTCTTAATAATGGGATATCAGGTGTGGATGAGGCGCTTTGGGATATAAAAGGAAAGCTTGCTAATATGCCTTTGTATAGTTTACTGGGTGGAAAATCCAGAGAAGGAATTGCAGTCTATAGACATGCGGATGGAAGCTGTATTGAGGAAGTAGAAGAGTGTATTCGGAAATATCAAGAGGAGGGCTATCGCTATATCAGATGTCATATGGGTACTTATGGAGGGAACTTTGGAGGAAAACGTCAGCAGATTGTGAAGCCAAAAGGTGCACCGAATGGGGCCTACTACCACCCAAAGATGTATATGGATAGTGTTATTAAGCTATTAGGCAGGATACGAAGTGACTTTGGCTGGGAGCTTGAATTGATGCATGATGTACATGAAAGGCTTTCTCTATCAGACACCTTAGCATTCGCGAAAGAACTTGAGCAGTTTGAGTTGTTTTTCCTGGAGGATTCTTTACCACCGGAGCAGGTGAATTACTATAAATACCTTAGAGAGCAGACAGCAGTTCCTTTTGCAATGGGCGAGCTGTTCACTAATCCGGCAGAATGGATGCCCATAATTCAGAATCAATGGATTGATTTTATTCGTGTCCACCTAAGCGATATCGGTGGCTTGACACCTGCAAAAAAACTTGCTAACTTTTGTGAAGCTTATGGAGTGCGTACGGCATGGCATGGGCCAAATGATCTTTCACCAATTGGAATGGCTGTACAGATGCATCTGGACCTGCACTGTCATAACTTTGGAATCCAGGAATTTTGCGGCTTTAATGAAGCGGAGGAACTTGTATTTCCGGGCTGTCCTGTCGTTAATGATGGATATGCCTATGTTAATGACAGACCTGGAATTGGTGTTGAATTCGATGAGAAAGAGGCTAAGAAGTATCCTGCAGTAGAGATGAATCATGATTGGATGTTCAGCCGTCTCCCGGATGGTACAGCAGTAAGGCCATAA
- a CDS encoding helix-turn-helix transcriptional regulator translates to MQIEINDYQEPEHFRAISEDKFNISRTCEYEKNEMHHIHNTCEILVIEEGSADYYISGQKYHVEPYDILVIGAMEHHFRRIDQLPFLRYGFTIKSNYYRSIITDDDLLKVFETPTPEKFNSYYKKIDRDIFHEILYLLCYLKNEEEPHKQFRTQMQRSIITQIAVVLFRAFHFQRNNKAIAASNTSILEIKEYIDTHFTEELNLNSLSKKFFLHPSTISKDFKKYCGYQLNRYINMVRVCEAAKLLENNNDSVFTISEKCGYSSMNTFMRQFKYIMELSPLQYRKFVHDLRDKQKKS, encoded by the coding sequence ATGCAAATAGAAATTAATGATTATCAGGAACCGGAACATTTCAGAGCTATCAGCGAAGACAAATTCAACATATCACGAACCTGTGAATATGAGAAGAATGAAATGCACCATATCCATAACACCTGTGAGATTTTGGTTATTGAGGAAGGTTCTGCGGATTATTATATTTCAGGTCAAAAATATCATGTGGAGCCTTATGATATCCTGGTAATCGGAGCCATGGAACACCATTTTAGGAGAATTGACCAGCTTCCGTTTTTAAGGTACGGGTTTACGATAAAATCGAATTACTATAGAAGTATCATTACGGATGATGATTTACTGAAAGTCTTTGAAACACCTACACCTGAGAAGTTTAACTCTTATTATAAGAAGATAGACCGGGATATTTTTCATGAAATACTATATCTGTTATGTTATCTTAAAAATGAAGAAGAGCCTCATAAGCAATTCCGGACCCAAATGCAAAGAAGCATTATCACACAGATAGCCGTAGTGTTATTCAGGGCTTTCCATTTTCAGAGAAATAATAAAGCGATTGCAGCATCCAATACCAGTATCCTTGAGATAAAAGAATATATTGATACACATTTTACCGAAGAATTGAATCTTAATTCCCTAAGCAAAAAATTCTTTTTACATCCTTCCACCATCAGTAAGGATTTCAAAAAATACTGTGGGTATCAGTTGAATAGATACATCAATATGGTCCGGGTATGTGAAGCCGCCAAACTTTTAGAAAATAATAATGATAGTGTATTTACCATCTCTGAAAAATGTGGTTATAGCAGTATGAATACCTTTATGAGACAATTTAAATATATTATGGAGCTTTCACCTCTTCAATATCGAAAATTTGTACATGATTTGAGGGATAAGCAGAAAAAAAGCTGA